The genomic region aaagtttttttgtaaattcatTGAGAGTAAGGTCAGGAACACACCGGCAGCATTGTGTGAGTCCTGTCCGTCTCGGTCCTCGCTGCAGAGGTGCCTCATCTAGGGAGTCCGAGTGGCGGCTTTTTTTCCACAcgcgcggtaagcggttctcAGCAAAATTCGGCAGCTAAAATATCTGTCGATAATCATACTGACATCATACCAGCAAAATGACATAACTGACACCTTTCACTATAGTTTCAATGTCTAGGCTATTTATCAGGGACATGAACATgtataaatattaattattttaaccATCTTGGcaattgcatgtttttaaatgAGAAAGGGGAACCTACATGTGTAATATACATACGTTAAGTTAACAGAACGTCGATAAGTTAACAGAACGTTAGAAGAAGTGCGGTAGCTCTCAGGTGTGCTCTCCCTCTGTTGACGAGGGTAAATACAAATCACAAGAAATATACAAGGATTGCTGTATATTAatactaataaataataataataaagttatTATAATTACAATTGCGCACACACTTCTTAACCCTTGTCTAaactaaatataaattaaaataataatgaaatgaaacaaacattttattacTGATGACCATTATCAAATGCAAATTCAATGTACAAATTTTGGTCTTACAGTAGCAGAGCCGCAGCGGCGCAAGCCGGGTGGAGAAGCGCGCGGCTCCACGCTGCAGAAGTTCAACACCAGAGCCGCGACACACACGCCATGGAGCCGGTGTGCTCCGGGTCTAATGGGACATCGAGGATCACAGGTCTATGGTTTACCCTGCAGTTCCATAAACCACCATATGATGGCAACCTATTACTATGCTGTTTAAGTGATGTGATTTACAGTCCCATAAACACGAGATAATTGTGTCTGGGACTCTACATGTCTGATGGAATGGAGGAAGAGttcatgaaaataaaggaaagagGTACACGAACGTACGAACACGTCCTTCACTTGCATCATAGAATAATCCTTCAAAGTAAACAGTGACTCGTGGCTACTCCATGCAGACAGGGTCAGGAAGTTCAGTTATTGTTCAACTAGGCATTCCAGTTAGACGTCCAGGGGTAAGAACACTTTGTTATCGAGAGGTCAGAGAATGGTCTGACTTATTAAAAGTAGCAGGAAGATCAGAAGTGCGAGAATAACAGCTCAAAGTAACAGTGGTATGTAGAAAGGTTTCTCTGAACACACAACTCAGCCGTCCATGAAGAAGCTCTGAAGTGGAGTGTAGCCAGTATTAATTGTGCGTGTAATGAAGTGGCCACAAAGTCCATAGCAACAATCAAAGACGATAACAGCAGTAAATGACTTACTTCATTATTTTAGGTATAAACATCGTTGTTTCAGAAAAAGAGACCCGCAGACAGAAAAACAATCACTATGTTTTATAATATTACCTTTATTAAAGGAATAAAGCAGGAGTGCACAATTTGTCCAGCTTTTCATACTGAACAAAATCTCTGTATGGTGTCTAATATCAAAGGGGAAGTAATTCCATTTCAGGATGATACATTAATGGAGATCTGAGATAAACATAACTGCATCTAGATAATAATAGTACAGCTCACTGTTATAACCATGACAACAAACACTTGGCTACCAAGGAATACAAACATCAGTGGTCATATATACTGCTACAAAACAACACAGCCAAACCGAATATTACTAAACAAGGGAAAGAATCATAACTGAAAGCGAAGGAGAGGTACAGTTAGTGTGGCACCCTAGTCAGAAGCTCCAAGATGTAGACCTAGCAGATTCACTTGGAGGAACCCAAATCGACTAGGGCAGGCCACTGTGGGTGGAGCTGTCAGGAGGCTCGACGCCACCCTTGTTTGTCGTTTGCTGAGGAGGGGGAGAGGAGGGACTGTGCTGTGCCGAGTCAGGAGAGGGGGCCAGAAGAGGGGAGGGCGGGTATGCTTCCTCGCCGAGGCTGCTTCTGCCAACGGAGCCGACCGTGTCACTctgcctgctctcatccacCTTCCCGGCAGGGGAAATCTGACCGAGGGCAGTGCCGAAGATGCTCGGGTCGCAGCCACCGAGGGCCGGATACCAGCCGGACTCGACCATGGCCCTGCAGAGCTTCTCCCAGGTACCGTAGGCGCCGGGCCCCTCATGCGCGGCCTGGCACAGCAGCTGGGTGTGGTACCGGAGCTGGGCGATGTCGCGCTCGGTGGCCGCGCTCTGCCGCAGCAGCTCCTGTGTGCGCATGGTGATGTCCAGCAACCCTGACTGGCTCAGGATCTCCACGGTGTTGAGGAAACGATGGTGCCGGGCCGGATTGTGCTTACAGGTCAGCCTGGGGGGTTGCTGGGGGACGGGGACTTCCAGGGATATGGGCGAGGGGGGTGCTGGACTGAGGGGTGGTGGGTGACTGTGGTGGGGAGAGGGCATGCATTGCTGGGCACGGGCTGTGGCACCACTGCTGCCCGGGGCACgtgggtggaggtggggggtaGGCAGAGGCTTGCTCTCCTGCTGAGGGTGATTGTGCTGCCTGAGGATCTGCGAGGGGATGGACACGAGCTCCCTTCGGTCCTCCACACGCACCCGCTTGCTCAGACTGTGACCCTCAGTGCTGCCTTTACTGCCCCCCTTGTCCTGCTCTGGGATTTTCTTGATCGGATGAGGGGCAATGCGAGGGTAGGAATTTAATATAGGCAGGTAAGAGCCCTTGTTAATCTTGCTACCACCACCACCTCCCTTGGAGGGCTGTGTCTTCAGCAGCTGCAAGGGGGTAGAGGCAGTAACTCCCGGCTGCTGGATGAGCAGGAGCTGTGTCGGGGCCTGGCCACTATGCCCCGCACCCCCCCAGGCAAGCTGGGGATGCAGGAGCTGATCAGGACTAGGTGGCACAGTGAGGGGCTGTGATGGAGAGGAGAGGCGACGGGAGGGGAGAACAGGGGCAGGCGAGAGGCGACGGGAGGGGAGAACAGGGGCAGGCGAGAGGCGACGGGAGGGGAGAACAGGGGCAGGCGAGAGGCGACGGGAGGGGAGAACAGGGGCAGGCGAGAGGCGACGGGAGGGGAGAACAGGGGCAGGAGAGAGgcgacggacagacagaaagagGATGACAGGAAAGAAAAGAGCATGGGAGAAAAACAATCCGGGTAAAGCAAGTGAATGTAAAAAAGGTGGGAAGACGGGAGAGAGAAAAGGGGGAGAAGGACACAGACAGCTCACTCTTAATAAAACAGACATGCACCATCATTTTGCCATCCTGTAAAAATTACCtgcttaaattcaaatataggGGAACTGGTCATGGTTATGGAACATGCTTATGTTAAATTGTgaaggtgtcatttatttaagGAACAGCATTTTGTACAAAGGCAAAACCAGCGGGTCAAACCATTAGTTAGAACCTTTGTACCTAGAACCTTGTAGAACCTAGAACTTTTGCACCTTTGTTATCATAAGATACAAAAGATCAGAGGACACTGGTTCTACCCTTCAACTTTGTTGAGTATTTGTTTTTATACTTTTACTTCTGAGAGCAATGCAGCCCTCTGAAACTCACTCTCACCTGTTTAAGAACCACATTCTTGAGGATGTAGATGGGGGTCAGTTCCCGGAAGTCAGCGGCAGCTGAGATGGGCTTTCTGGTGCTGTGAAGAGCCGCACCCCGGACGGCACTGCACCAGTGCTTCCGCGTCCCACTGCGCAGGTCCTCCACATCCGTCTGCAGCGAGTCTGAGCCGGTGTCTTACATGGTGGAAAAATAGGACAAATAGCAAAAAATGAGGAGGCAAAGCAAACAATAACTGTTTCAAAGTTGGGAATGGAGTAGCTGTGTATGAAAATACTCTGCCCATCCTTACCAGAATAGCCAGAGTCCTTCTCTGAACTGCAGTATGAGCCCTGCCCACCAGAGCCCCCATTCACGTCTGCTCTCCCTCGGGatgccagcagggcggcgctgttgcttttGTCCTTGGCATTTTTGCTGGCTCCCCGGGGCACTCGCTCTCCCAAACAGAGCTGCTCCTTGGGCATGATGGACCCTGGTAAGGAACAGATTAAAAGCCTGGCAGAGAGGACAGCATCAATTATTCATACAACCAGTGTTTCCAACCTATTCACAAGTTAAGATAAACCATGTGACATCAGTATAACGTTTTCGGGCACTGCTGTAGTTATCCAAATGAAAAAGCACAACGTGTAACAATTCAATCCATTTCCTTCTTTTAATTCACAGAAAGCCAAAGCCTGCCGATCTGCCTGGAATGAACTAAACACTGAATTAGAATCGGATTAaagaatatgtactacaagaTTTTATGAAAGTGCTAAAAACTACGATTAAATAGAAAcatttgccttgtctgtcatatCCTTACATATTTAGAACCTTTTactatttattatatatttactaatacacacacaccatcatataaacaaattttaaatattaaaaggtCTTCTGTAAAGTTAAGTCTATTATCAATACCCTTATGGCGCTAATAAACGCACACCTACAGGTGCATGACTAACGTATGCATACCTCAAATACTAGGAATGTAAGAAAATCAAGATCACGTACTTTGCTTTTTTTGCCCAGCGTTGTTCCTTTCCCTAAGCCCACCCCCCCTTCTCCCCTTATGTTGGCGAATACCCagacgaccccccccccgccccctggtGTTGCCAAGCACGTGAGCGCGAGAGCGTGACGCGCACATGGCACAGAGCGTGCAGGCGTTGCAGTGAGCCATGCGCCTGCATGGAGGAAGCGAGTAAGTCATTCATGTACCACCTAAACCCAAGAGCACCCACCAGCACATCGCACTCATCGCCTGGGCCGCCTACATCTCGCACACAAACCCAGACAAATATTAAAACCGAACAGCGTTGCTAAACCTAGAAGCTAcgcagaagacaaaaaaaaacacattatacaAAGCCAGTACCCATGTTTCACAATTTATGACTTGGAAACAAACGTTACGAACGACAAGTTAAAAAATGGAGTCAGACGGCACAATTTAAAAGATTGGTGTGTGAAGATAGTTTGATACTGTGTGAAATACACATTTAAGGACAGGCAAAGGCAAGAAACCCCCCGCCAAGCCTTCGCCTGTCCGAACAGGACATTGCATAAGAGCGCATAAAATAAGTGCCagtcaggattttttttttaaaaaaaggtggTGGCACCAGCAAATGATCCACTGACATTTTGCAAAACTTAACGACATAGAAGCGGAGTGGTGGGTAATGAGCATGGAACTGGCAGGAGATGAGTTGGTCAGGACATCGCACGGCTCGCTCGGCTGACTCACCCTGTGCCATCCCCACCACCGACCACTTGTGGATTTCAGGCTTACTTTCTTCAAAGAAACCCAGTACCTTTTAATGTGCAACATTAAAGCTAGCGAACACCCTACCCCCTAAACCAGTGGACACCCCCGCGTCACTCGCAAGTTACTAGAAACTCGCAAGGAGACCGAAAATAGCCGCCTAACATTTTTTAGAAATAGGACCAGATTGCTGATCTCGAGTTCTTTGTATTTTGCTTGACTCGGGGGAGGACCGCCTGTCATAGTG from Brienomyrus brachyistius isolate T26 chromosome 17, BBRACH_0.4, whole genome shotgun sequence harbors:
- the si:ch211-132b12.7 gene encoding CLOCK-interacting pacemaker isoform X1 is translated as MESRMISGEMKMSLSVWADSSGGVLPSELGDTRTNCKSCRLLICSLPGSIMPKEQLCLGERVPRGASKNAKDKSNSAALLASRGRADVNGGSGGQGSYCSSEKDSGYSDTGSDSLQTDVEDLRSGTRKHWCSAVRGAALHSTRKPISAAADFRELTPIYILKNVVLKQPLTVPPSPDQLLHPQLAWGGAGHSGQAPTQLLLIQQPGVTASTPLQLLKTQPSKGGGGGSKINKGSYLPILNSYPRIAPHPIKKIPEQDKGGSKGSTEGHSLSKRVRVEDRRELVSIPSQILRQHNHPQQESKPLPTPHLHPRAPGSSGATARAQQCMPSPHHSHPPPLSPAPPSPISLEVPVPQQPPRLTCKHNPARHHRFLNTVEILSQSGLLDITMRTQELLRQSAATERDIAQLRYHTQLLCQAAHEGPGAYGTWEKLCRAMVESGWYPALGGCDPSIFGTALGQISPAGKVDESRQSDTVGSVGRSSLGEEAYPPSPLLAPSPDSAQHSPSSPPPQQTTNKGGVEPPDSSTHSGLP
- the si:ch211-132b12.7 gene encoding CLOCK-interacting pacemaker isoform X4 — its product is MPKEQLCLGERVPRGASKNAKDKSNSAALLASRGRADVNGGSGGQGSYCSSEKDSGYSDTGSDSLQTDVEDLRSGTRKHWCSAVRGAALHSTRKPISAAADFRELTPIYILKNVVLKQPLTVPPSPDQLLHPQLAWGGAGHSGQAPTQLLLIQQPGVTASTPLQLLKTQPSKGGGGGSKINKGSYLPILNSYPRIAPHPIKKIPEQDKGGSKGSTEGHSLSKRVRVEDRRELVSIPSQILRQHNHPQQESKPLPTPHLHPRAPGSSGATARAQQCMPSPHHSHPPPLSPAPPSPISLEVPVPQQPPRLTCKHNPARHHRFLNTVEILSQSGLLDITMRTQELLRQSAATERDIAQLRYHTQLLCQAAHEGPGAYGTWEKLCRAMVESGWYPALGGCDPSIFGTALGQISPAGKVDESRQSDTVGSVGRSSLGEEAYPPSPLLAPSPDSAQHSPSSPPPQQTTNKGGVEPPDSSTHSGLP
- the si:ch211-132b12.7 gene encoding CLOCK-interacting pacemaker isoform X3, with translation MAQGSIMPKEQLCLGERVPRGASKNAKDKSNSAALLASRGRADVNGGSGGQGSYCSSEKDSGYSDTGSDSLQTDVEDLRSGTRKHWCSAVRGAALHSTRKPISAAADFRELTPIYILKNVVLKQPLTVPPSPDQLLHPQLAWGGAGHSGQAPTQLLLIQQPGVTASTPLQLLKTQPSKGGGGGSKINKGSYLPILNSYPRIAPHPIKKIPEQDKGGSKGSTEGHSLSKRVRVEDRRELVSIPSQILRQHNHPQQESKPLPTPHLHPRAPGSSGATARAQQCMPSPHHSHPPPLSPAPPSPISLEVPVPQQPPRLTCKHNPARHHRFLNTVEILSQSGLLDITMRTQELLRQSAATERDIAQLRYHTQLLCQAAHEGPGAYGTWEKLCRAMVESGWYPALGGCDPSIFGTALGQISPAGKVDESRQSDTVGSVGRSSLGEEAYPPSPLLAPSPDSAQHSPSSPPPQQTTNKGGVEPPDSSTHSGLP
- the si:ch211-132b12.7 gene encoding CLOCK-interacting pacemaker isoform X2 produces the protein MRLLICSLPGSIMPKEQLCLGERVPRGASKNAKDKSNSAALLASRGRADVNGGSGGQGSYCSSEKDSGYSDTGSDSLQTDVEDLRSGTRKHWCSAVRGAALHSTRKPISAAADFRELTPIYILKNVVLKQPLTVPPSPDQLLHPQLAWGGAGHSGQAPTQLLLIQQPGVTASTPLQLLKTQPSKGGGGGSKINKGSYLPILNSYPRIAPHPIKKIPEQDKGGSKGSTEGHSLSKRVRVEDRRELVSIPSQILRQHNHPQQESKPLPTPHLHPRAPGSSGATARAQQCMPSPHHSHPPPLSPAPPSPISLEVPVPQQPPRLTCKHNPARHHRFLNTVEILSQSGLLDITMRTQELLRQSAATERDIAQLRYHTQLLCQAAHEGPGAYGTWEKLCRAMVESGWYPALGGCDPSIFGTALGQISPAGKVDESRQSDTVGSVGRSSLGEEAYPPSPLLAPSPDSAQHSPSSPPPQQTTNKGGVEPPDSSTHSGLP